One Gossypium hirsutum isolate 1008001.06 chromosome A08, Gossypium_hirsutum_v2.1, whole genome shotgun sequence genomic window, AACTGGTTGGTTTTGTATTATTTGTCAGCAAGTGGCAGGCATTCAAGTTGGCAACTCTTTCTGGTTTTGCAGAGCCTCTCGGCGTTGTAATTGTTGGTAAGCgaatagtaaattttaaacataaaaattcttTTGAAGAAGTTAAATCTTCATATTCTAACAGAAATGTAAACATCGGTTACGAGCTATAAGCTGTGATATCATGAAAGTACTGGAGCTATAGTAAAATCACATCCTCTTTCTTCTTTTGTGAATCGGgaatggcttttttttttttgttgaatatAGTTTGCATTTAGGTTGAATTTATAGCCTATTTTCTTTCAAGATTTCAGATTATCTTTGTTGATTTATCTTTGTTCTTGCACTGCAGCTTATCTGTTCCCGAGCAGCTTAAGTCCCGAAATTCTCGAGGGCTTGTTAGGATCAGGTTTGTCGTACCATCAATCATTCGTATTGGATTTTGGTTCTGGAAAAAAAGAATCTAGTTTACTGTGCCCTCTGATATTATCATCTAGTGAAAATCTCTTAACtctaaatttatgtttaaaattttcagttGGTGGGGTGATGGCCTTCCTAACATTACATGAAATGCTGCCATTGGCATTTGACTATGCCGGGCAGAAGCAAGCTGTCAAGGCTGTGTTCTTCGGGATGGCTTTCATGTCTGCAAGGTAACAAGCTTCTAATATTCAGTTCTTAGCTCATATATACACAGGCACTTTGATTCTTGTTATCGTATCGAAAGATTAATAGTGCACAAACAATGTTCCAAACTCGATGAGGAACAGAAATATTAATCCAAGGCACATCATGATAACACAAAATAACATGGGAAAAAACAACATTTAGCAGAATTATCGGTAAAAATACCATGTAGGGCCCTgtattaggagtcagattgcattttgtcctctctactcaaaaaatgacaaaattagtTACATTAGCATGAGTACGCGTGGCACGCCACGTATAACTGTCTAGCTATTTCATCAACTAtgttagtttttaacagtagaaatggacaAAATTTTTAACAGGAAGGACTAGTTTGCACTTTAATCTAACTTATAAAAGACTAGTCCAGTTTTTCTATAAAAGgaagcaaaatgcaatctaacttcaGGTCTCCATGATACTTCTACCCAATGAAACTTGCattatatatgtttgttttcTTACGAACTTTGACATATCTCGTTTTGGTTTTGTCTGCAGCCTATACTTTCTCGAACTAAGCTTACCGAAGGACATGAGCTTGTAACCTCTTTCCATATGAACAAAAAAATGTTGTAAATTCCTGAACCAAGATGTTTTATTTAGTTGATTTCTCTGATAATTTTAGCCAAACTATGAGATATCTTAAAAGCAAAAAGGATGAACAGGCCCAGTTTGCAATGTACATAATTTGTTTCCTTGTAACAACATGAGCATTGAAAAGGGGGAAAAAAAAGAGGGGATTACAAATAAATTTATGGATACTGTATTTTTATATACCTTGACTGTTTAATTTCCTTACAAAcctcatttttatttctttaacaaagtGCAAATTCAGATTTGTTATATCTGATTTTTTATTGAATCTTGCATCTCTAATTGGCACAATTTTTAGATTAGTATAGTTATgcaaggttaaaatatgctacaaGTCCTTGCACTCTTAGtaaattaagaatttagtccttatgcttttattttcaagaatttagatttcaaaattttagttcaattgtTAATGCTATTAATTGTATTTGTTAAATTGGTTagtgttatattttttaaataaagaagGTACCCATTTAGTAACAATGTAATTAAAAACGTTtcaattaacttgaatttaacaaaaataatttttttaagattaacaatttaacttaaattttaaaatctaaaaatgccaattcaaaatttaaaaggttcaagttaatgctcaaatgcaaattatttttttatctaaatcatTCGATTTTAAGGATTGAGCTTTTCTTTGTCAAAGTGTTGAATAGATCGAGTCATTTTAAGTTTAAATCGCTTATaagtttaataaatttcaaaacaccTGTTTGGCTGTTGAAAGGTTGAGTTGCCATACTATTGACCCTAATAACATGTTCATAACAAATCCCTTTTTCTTCTTATTGTGCTTTGATTGCTGTTTATTAAAATAAGTCGATTTTTATATGGGAAATGAAATGAAACTACCGAATTCTatgcaatttcatccatttgtttACTTGACCATATTAGAAATGGATATTTAAATCCATTCGTATagtcaatttaatccttgtactactaaaaaatttaaataaagttaaattttaacaaaatttattatttaaaagaaaacttgAAAGTTActtttttttcccattttgcaattcaattttaaattaaatatttgttttacatgaccataaaaaatgttaaaatattaattttgttaaacaataaatcacatttttaaaaaaataaatttaactccgttaaaatttgatcttatttgattcttttttataaataaagggATTACATCAATATTTTCTACATCAAACCCAGTTTCTACATCGAACCCAGTTCCAACCGGTTtgattaaaatatcattaattttatataaataaaaaatccaaCCAATTTTTTTAGCCAATTCAACCGATTTGTACTAGTTCTCGATTTAACTGGTTCAAAGCTCTTCTCCCAATCGGTACCCAACCAGTTCCTGATCCACCCAATCCAGTTCAAATATCTTTGTATTACATTGATCCATGTAATAAGCTTAAAAAGGACTACTTTGAATTAGTGCCTATAAAATTTGACCAATGCCGCTAGAGCAGGATTCATTTCAAAATCATGCATCAAGAAGATTTATCAAGATATCCAATGACAATGCCGACACATGTTTAGAGCAATGATTAAAGCTCTCATCAATAATTTAGATGACACGAGTTCAAATTATGTCATCCTTTGTCCCCCTTTTTCAATGACAACATTATATCTTACAAGTCATTCATGTATTTGTGACGAATTCGCTTTATTattattgtgttttatttatttgttcatatcGTTCAATCGTGTCCAAAATTGTCAAATCtaaataatatagaaattaatTATCCAAGAAAGATGGACTTAAGACtagaatttataatattattatcattttggTCATTAATGGACTGAAGAAAGCAGTTAAAAGTTTATTTAGGATTGCCAAATGCAAAGTGAAGCCTCTTAGCAAACCTGTCATTGAAAGCATATTCAAGACGCAGAAGTCCTAAAGGCGAGTTCAGTCGGATACCAATCCCGTATCCGTATCCACTCCCGCGCTTATTCCTCGCAGCGGCTGGATTCCCTACAAAAACCGACCTCAACCAACATCTGTTAGTTTACACAaggaatttcattaaaaaaaaaaaccaatccaTTATATAATTGAATTCATTTTAAAAGACAATAACTTAGATCCAAAAAGACCCGAACTTGATCCGAATTTTCTTCGGCCACCAGATTGTCACCTAGAGGTGTTTGTATCATACCATTTCTAATTgttttttctaccaaaaaaaaaaaaaacttacctgGCACATTGGGGCCTGACCATAGATCATGTCCATAATCAGCAAAAATAACTCCTTCCACAGGCCCTAGCTGCACAACAGCAAtcgataaaagaataaaaattaagctATTATGTAGAAATCTCTCGAGCTATGTTACTTGGACTACAATGTGAGTGTCGAATATGAAAATGCGTCCAACAAAGGAATTTGATACTTCAAGGAAAATAGAGTCATAACAACATAGCTCATAAAGCTCAAAATCATGTAGAATCAAGGTGAAAGGTCTCAAACAAAGGCAAGTCGAAGGAATACAAAATCCGGACCTAAATATTCAAGCAAAAATAAGAGGCAGAATTGTTAAACACCTACCATTTTTAAAGAAACTTCACTGGAGCCAACTACGTAAGATTGACCAGAGCCTACAGCACCTTCTTTATAACCTCTCACGCTGTTCGTTCCCCCAATAGCAAAGGCTTCATGAGGAGGAAAATTACCCACTACATGTCCACCCGACAATCTAGCAAGCAAAAACAGCACAAATCAGCAAACTATAAAAATCTCTCTCCCTTCTCTATCTGAATTCCGTATAGGGGAGATATATTGAAGTTCACAGTCAAACCAACCAACCATTGAAAACTTAAAAGTTTAGAAAGCAAATTAAAAGATATAGAAATGTCAAGTAATGATTATCCTCACAAATATACACAACAGAAGTGATCACATTTCACACCGTGTACAAAGAAGTACATTGTATACAGTAAACATAATACCTTAGAAGAAGACGAGCAGGACCAAGTTTAACACTTTTACTCACACGAGCATTCACTCTGTTGAAGTACAGCCAATCAGGAATGACAGGAAGTCCTTGTTCCATGTTAATTATAAACTGCAAAGGTAACAGAAATGAGGCCCATCCATATTATAAGTGATGGAAAACCACAGGGTACAGATGCTAACCATCGAGGATCCTTTGTTACCAGAACCAGGATAGACACACTCAACTTTGGCCAGTAACATATCGTCATATAGCTTACCACTACATTAAGAAAAGGGGATTTCATAGAAGATTAGCAGCAAATGAAACCATAAAAGTAATAACAAAAGCAAATTTAAGAGACACATACCTTGCCGTGAGTGGGCTGCCATAGAAGTCTTTAATAagtggattttttttttcatcatgaGCACCTGCGcgctaaaatattaaaaacaaatcataTAACTGAGACATAAGCCTAATCCTCCCAAAAATGAATATCAAATTCAGATTCAGAATGAAAACTAAATTTAAGGCATTACTTTTCACAAAGTTAGTTTTGAAGAAAACTGAGAACAGGATGCCTAGCTGACAAGGAAAAAAAACCCCTATCAAATCAAGTAGCACGCTCTACCTGAAAAAAGAGCCCAGCTGTTCCACTCCATTTTGGCCTGAGTGGCCGACTAAACTCGACACCGGCTGTTACACGGCCAATGCTGAGACTGCTATTATCATGTTGGTTGCCATGAACAAGTGTGCCAGAGCTTCTTGAATTCTAACATAACCAAAATAGCTCAGATAATAACCTATCTTTCAATCATGCAAAGCGTAAATTCAAAGCCCACCTGAACAGTTATAGTTCTAGATGTCTGCTTGTCATTTCCTTCAATCCAGGGGTCTGTGTAGTTAATGCGGAATGTAGAGTCAATTTGGCCCCTCTCTAAGGAAACATTAAGCTTTTGGTTTTTTCCAAACAAATTTCTCTCGGAGTATGCAAAACTGCAAATAGGAAATAATAAAGTATGAGAGAAGATAAACAACATATCACATGCCTCAACATATATATAGCAGAATATAATTCCTCTCTTTTTTATCTCAGTAACAATTGGGGGAACCGAGAAAAGCAGAAAGTTCATAGTGACAAAACAAGACCATACGTGCACAGTAGCATATAAGAAAGCTCGCACCATAGAAACAGGAATAAAATAAGGAACCAAGATGATGGAGAAAATTTAAAAAGACCTCTTCAGTCCCTGTCAAATTcgaaattgagcaaattgatccctctcaaaaaaattgaagcaatttaATCCTAgtcttagttgctcactttcgaaattTACAGGAATtaaattgctttgattttttcGAGAGGgaccaatttactcaatttcaaaattgataggaGCTGGAGAGGTctttttatttggaaaaaaataaatggaaagaaaaagcAGTGAATAAATACATCACTGTAAATATGATTTTCTCCTTCAGTACTGGTGTACCCTGGCTCTGAAACATGCAACCCCACAAAAGCAACTTCTATTATATCAACTACTATGCAAATAATGGGTTGATAAGGACCACTAAGAAATAAGAAACCCTTGTCCACAAGACTGACAACCAAAGGAATAGACCAAAGTTCTGATATGAGTAAAGGAATAAATTAACCAATGTGAACTACATTCCATTCAATAATTGAACTTGCTCCTTGAAGCATGGCAAGACATTCACAGAGATCAAACATATAATCATTTGCACTAATCACGTTATCACAATGAACCCCAGATGAAGTAAGATGAATGGAAAAACTAATCAGGCAGAAAAGCAGCTTGCAATATTACCTTCCAAAGAGTCCTGATAAGAGGTCACTTGTAATcctacaaaattaaaaattacttcaATAAATGTTCATTTAGATATACTATAGTATAATAAGCATTAAGTCTGGTAACTAAATTAGGTGAGGTTAGAAGCTAGGACATGTAGTATTGCAATTCAACTAGTCTTACCCACTAGATATTCCAGCACCAGCAGAAAAACGACCACTTGGACGCTCAACAACATTCATTATCAAATCAACCTTACCAGCATCTACAATGTTGCACAATCCAAACAATAATCAACAAGTAAATACATAGAAAAACACTCAAAATATTAACACGAAAGCACCATAATAATATGACCAAGCAAGTTCAGGGTAATGCCCTAGGACCAAACCCTAAGCACAATTATTGCATAATATTTATGGTTAATGTTAGTCAATAATAATATTCCACAATATAATTCCAAAGACATTCTTGTTATAGCATAACTATGTGTTTGCAAATTCAGCTTTAAGTCAGGTAAGGTCCTCAGCATGAAACGAAGACTAAAAACTAAGGAGATTGCACATCAAATACATTTTCCAGGAATTAGCTTAAACATTTTGTCAGCCAGTTCAGCATGTCTCAGAATACTATATCCAGTATTTGCATGCATGTGTCTTTAAAAGATATATTTCCTCACCTCCAGCTGATTGAGGAAGGATACTGACATCCATGAGACTCATAGCTGATATAGCATCCACATCTCTTTTTCCTTGAAGCCTACTATACAC contains:
- the LOC121204849 gene encoding outer envelope protein 80, chloroplastic, translated to MHENDGVSFTSSPLKIPLSQTPAFQLTGTRHLAFQLIDSLRNRFNNVKHHSTQFNVSAQSELGVRSSTRRSPLLCFASVSLAAEKQSIGRSPLLYSAFLSLTQPDSTESTQDGHLATAGPFGEERVLVGEVLVRNKDGEELERKDLEMEALNALKACGANSALTAWEVQEDVDRIIDSGYFSSCMPVAVDSRDGIRLVFQVEPNQELRGLVCEGANVLPSKFLENAFRDGHGKVVNLKRLGQVISSINGWYMDRGIFGLVSGVDIFSGGIVRLKVAESEVNDISVRFLDRKTGEPTKGKTKPATILSQLTTKKGQVYSRLQGKRDVDAISAMSLMDVSILPQSAGDAGKVDLIMNVVERPSGRFSAGAGISSGITSDLLSGLFGSFAYSERNLFGKNQKLNVSLERGQIDSTFRINYTDPWIEGNDKQTSRTITVQNSRSSGTLVHGNQHDNSSLSIGRVTAGVEFSRPLRPKWSGTAGLFFQRAGAHDEKKNPLIKDFYGSPLTASGKLYDDMLLAKVECVYPGSGNKGSSMFIINMEQGLPVIPDWLYFNRVNARVSKSVKLGPARLLLRLSGGHVVGNFPPHEAFAIGGTNSVRGYKEGAVGSGQSYVVGSSEVSLKMLGPVEGVIFADYGHDLWSGPNVPGNPAAARNKRGSGYGYGIGIRLNSPLGLLRLEYAFNDRFAKRLHFAFGNPK